One Brevibacterium spongiae DNA segment encodes these proteins:
- a CDS encoding 2-hydroxyacid dehydrogenase produces the protein MSITTIAFPNSELRNRVIARIPAHQRANVDLVVFSDAERSAKLSRDDVDVVVLPYLDSGPTIELLDELPNLRLVITQTTGFDPVSHLPERGIQVATASGVHTGGTAELALALTLASLRGIDDAVRSQVSRVWEHHRYRSLQDRRVMIIGVGEIGSAIADRFDPFEVQLTRVASTAREDERGKIHGVDELPELLPHTEVGVLITPLNEGTNRLVDEKFLSLLPDNALIVNVARGKVVDTDALVAELATGRLHAALDVTDPEPLPRNHALWGTPNTLITPHVGGDTSAFEPRVVKILAEQVRRINDGQQPVNLIKA, from the coding sequence ATGTCCATCACCACAATCGCCTTCCCGAACTCCGAGCTCCGCAACCGAGTGATCGCTCGGATCCCCGCTCACCAGCGTGCGAACGTCGACCTCGTCGTCTTCTCCGATGCCGAACGGTCGGCCAAGCTCAGCCGCGACGATGTCGACGTCGTCGTCCTGCCCTACCTGGATTCCGGACCGACGATCGAGCTGCTCGACGAACTGCCCAACCTGCGCTTGGTGATCACGCAGACGACCGGATTCGACCCCGTCTCCCACCTGCCCGAACGCGGGATCCAGGTGGCGACCGCCTCGGGCGTGCACACCGGAGGAACCGCCGAGCTCGCTCTGGCACTGACCCTGGCCAGCCTGCGCGGAATCGACGACGCCGTGCGCTCGCAGGTCTCGCGGGTGTGGGAGCACCATCGCTACCGTTCGCTGCAGGACCGTCGCGTGATGATCATCGGCGTCGGTGAGATCGGCTCGGCCATCGCCGACCGCTTCGACCCCTTCGAAGTCCAGCTCACCCGAGTGGCCTCGACCGCGCGTGAGGACGAGCGCGGGAAGATCCACGGCGTCGACGAGCTGCCGGAGCTTCTGCCCCACACCGAGGTGGGCGTGCTCATCACCCCGCTCAACGAGGGCACGAACCGCCTCGTCGATGAGAAGTTCCTCAGCCTGCTTCCCGACAATGCGCTCATCGTCAATGTCGCCCGCGGCAAGGTGGTCGACACGGATGCGCTCGTGGCCGAGCTCGCCACCGGCCGACTCCATGCCGCCCTCGACGTCACCGACCCGGAGCCGCTGCCGCGCAACCACGCACTGTGGGGCACCCCGAACACCCTCATTACGCCCCACGTCGGAGGCGACACCTCGGCGTTCGAGCCCCGAGTCGTGAAGATCCTCGCCGAGCAGGTCAGGCGGATCAACGACGGGCAGCAGCCGGTCAACCTCATCAAGGCCTGA